Proteins found in one Deltaproteobacteria bacterium genomic segment:
- the pabB gene encoding aminodeoxychorismate synthase component I, producing MTTRSKPIELRCEPVEFAATVVGRRLAFLESSQRGSALGRYSIIGWDPVATFVAHPDSATLRRSDAEEHFEGNPVDALDAVLARYRLPDSAQGDHFSGGAIGYLSYDLNRCVERLGPAPGGGPGLPLIDLAFYDRVLVYDHYQSKWSLSVCAWDAGADLDAKWTAEEIITTDLAGRAATHASGVPDAAPNAVEADLTAEEYQDRVTRALRHIVDGDIYQVNLAVRFQSPWRGEPFDLYRRLRHFTPSRYGAYLESESAHIISASPELFLRVAGSKIQTRPIKGTRRRTGDAELDADRLADLLASPKERAELSMIVDLERNDLGRVCEYGSVVVTDHAYVDELPTVFHTVSCVEGKLREGTRTAEVIRATFPGGSITGAPKIRAMTIIDDLEPVSRGPYTGAIGAFGFDGGLSLSIAIRTIVFAGGTASFHAGAGIVADSDPAAEYEEVLDKARAMAKALGAEL from the coding sequence ATGACCACGCGCTCGAAGCCGATCGAGCTACGTTGCGAGCCCGTGGAATTCGCGGCGACGGTCGTGGGTCGGCGCCTCGCGTTTCTCGAATCGTCTCAGCGCGGTTCAGCCCTCGGGCGCTATTCCATCATCGGTTGGGACCCGGTGGCGACTTTTGTTGCTCATCCCGACTCCGCGACCTTGCGACGCTCGGACGCGGAGGAGCATTTCGAGGGAAATCCTGTCGACGCGCTGGACGCCGTGCTGGCCCGGTACCGATTGCCCGACTCGGCGCAGGGCGATCATTTCAGCGGCGGGGCGATCGGATATCTGTCGTACGATTTGAATCGCTGCGTCGAGCGCCTCGGCCCCGCGCCGGGCGGTGGGCCCGGTCTCCCACTCATCGATCTCGCATTCTACGACCGCGTGCTCGTGTACGATCACTATCAGTCGAAGTGGTCGCTGTCGGTGTGCGCCTGGGATGCAGGCGCGGATCTCGACGCGAAGTGGACCGCCGAGGAAATCATCACGACGGATCTTGCCGGCCGCGCCGCGACGCACGCCTCCGGAGTGCCTGACGCCGCGCCGAACGCGGTCGAGGCCGATCTGACGGCCGAGGAATATCAAGACCGCGTCACCCGCGCGCTGCGGCACATCGTCGACGGCGACATTTATCAGGTGAATCTCGCCGTGCGTTTCCAGTCGCCGTGGCGCGGCGAGCCGTTCGACCTGTACCGCCGTCTCCGACACTTCACGCCATCGCGCTATGGCGCATATCTGGAGTCCGAGTCCGCGCACATCATCAGCGCTTCGCCGGAACTCTTTTTGCGCGTCGCGGGAAGCAAGATCCAGACGCGGCCGATCAAGGGTACGCGCCGTCGAACGGGCGACGCCGAGCTCGACGCGGATCGTCTCGCCGATCTGCTGGCGAGCCCCAAGGAGCGCGCCGAGCTGTCGATGATCGTGGATCTCGAACGCAACGACCTGGGCCGCGTGTGCGAGTACGGTTCGGTCGTCGTGACCGATCACGCCTACGTGGACGAATTGCCGACGGTGTTTCACACCGTGTCGTGCGTCGAAGGCAAACTGCGCGAAGGGACGCGCACCGCCGAGGTGATCCGGGCGACGTTTCCCGGCGGTTCCATCACCGGCGCGCCCAAGATCCGCGCGATGACGATCATCGACGACCTGGAGCCCGTGTCGCGCGGGCCGTACACCGGGGCGATCGGCGCGTTCGGGTTCGACGGCGGCCTGTCGCTCTCCATCGCCATTCGCACCATCGTGTTTGCGGGCGGCACGGCGTCGTTTCACGCGGGGGCGGGCATCGTGGCCGATTCCGACCCCGCCGCCGAATACGAAGAGGTGCTCGACAAGGCGCGCGCCATGGCGAAGGCGCTGGGGGCCGAGCTGTGA
- a CDS encoding TAT-variant-translocated molybdopterin oxidoreductase, with product MTTHKTPWRSLESRDPSPEYLEELRQEFPNLVASAEATVDPGSVDRRSFLTLMGASLGAVGASGCIARKPVEKILPYGSRPEDRVPGKPEFFATSAFVGGGVTGLLVESQDGRPTKIEGNPDHPMSGGATSAWAQGIVRDLYDPDRGRTPTQKGAAATWAQFDDFAKTHFDAARASGGEGVGLLVDATPSPTYKKVLTDFVAAFPKARVYRHDLADRANESKGLASVGLANVRTSYRFDQARVIVALDADPFGFDPDAVANLRAFTNGRRLTSEKDEMNRLYAVEPNFTVTGGQADNRLRLKGAQVGVFLKSLASKLFSLGVSAPSGSESALAALQGATGDGDFEKWVAALAKDLKDNAGKGLIVVGDRQPAAVHALAAMVNQALGNTGNTVVYTPTGLARGGTLTELATAIRASQVKTLVVIETNAAYTAPASLDFGALVASVPTSICLGFYPDETANAATWYLPASHALESWGDLTASDGTYSIVQPLIAPLFESRSALEFVAKLVGSAQSAHDLVRATAQTANPTVDFEKNWRKWLHDGVVKKGEKPGTPSFDWSGLAAAVGSLPKADAGGLELNLVASPAVYDGRYANNAWLQETPDPMSKLTWDNALYVSPKTAEELGVKMGPLSARGKDADLVEVAVGDAKLEVPAWVLPGVADGALVLSLGYGRTFEGRAAKDVGFNAYRLLRAENAWIADGANVRPIGKTYRMATTQEHGDMENRPIVREATLEEFRKEPNFAKEMVEHPPLKSLWKEPNATEGMQWGMAVDLTSCNGCNACMVACVSENNVPVVGKERVAWGRELHWLRLDRYFIGDESNPQAVMQPMMCSHCELAPCEGVCPVSATVHSPEGLNDMAYNRCIGTRYCSNNCPFKVRRFNWFAFQKEPMNKDPELPDLTKMQKNPDVTVRFRGVMEKCTYCVQRISEARAEAKRHGKVEITDGAMHTACEQACPAQAIVFGNISDPASRVSKLKAQNRDYALLSELNIKPRTSYLAKIRNPNPDLV from the coding sequence ATGACGACGCACAAAACCCCGTGGCGCAGCCTCGAAAGCCGAGATCCCTCGCCGGAATACCTCGAGGAGCTTCGTCAGGAATTTCCGAATCTGGTCGCCTCGGCCGAAGCCACGGTCGATCCCGGATCGGTCGATCGGCGATCCTTCCTCACGCTCATGGGCGCCTCGCTCGGCGCGGTCGGCGCATCGGGGTGCATTGCCCGCAAGCCCGTCGAGAAGATCCTGCCTTACGGCAGCCGGCCCGAGGACCGCGTTCCCGGCAAACCGGAGTTTTTCGCGACGAGCGCGTTCGTCGGCGGCGGTGTGACCGGCCTGCTGGTGGAAAGTCAGGACGGTCGCCCCACCAAAATCGAGGGCAATCCGGATCACCCCATGAGCGGCGGCGCGACGAGCGCGTGGGCGCAGGGGATCGTGCGCGACCTGTACGACCCCGATCGCGGTCGCACACCGACGCAAAAGGGCGCTGCCGCTACGTGGGCGCAGTTCGACGACTTCGCCAAGACGCACTTCGACGCGGCCCGCGCGAGCGGCGGCGAGGGTGTCGGCCTGCTCGTCGATGCGACGCCGTCTCCAACCTACAAAAAGGTCCTTACCGACTTCGTCGCCGCGTTTCCCAAGGCGCGGGTCTATCGCCACGATCTCGCGGACCGCGCGAATGAGTCCAAGGGTCTCGCGTCGGTCGGGCTCGCGAATGTGCGCACGTCCTATCGGTTCGATCAGGCTCGCGTGATCGTCGCGCTCGATGCCGATCCCTTCGGCTTCGATCCGGACGCGGTCGCGAATCTGCGTGCGTTCACGAATGGCCGCCGCCTCACGTCCGAAAAGGACGAGATGAATCGCCTCTACGCGGTGGAACCGAACTTCACCGTGACGGGCGGACAGGCGGACAACCGGCTGCGTCTCAAGGGCGCGCAGGTCGGCGTGTTCCTCAAGTCGCTCGCGTCCAAGCTCTTTTCGCTCGGCGTGTCGGCACCTTCGGGCAGCGAGTCCGCGCTGGCCGCCCTGCAGGGCGCGACCGGCGACGGCGACTTCGAAAAATGGGTCGCGGCGCTGGCGAAGGATCTGAAGGACAACGCGGGCAAGGGTCTGATCGTCGTGGGCGATCGGCAGCCGGCGGCCGTCCACGCGCTGGCCGCGATGGTGAATCAGGCGCTGGGCAACACGGGGAATACCGTCGTTTACACGCCGACGGGCCTCGCCCGGGGGGGCACGCTCACGGAACTGGCGACGGCCATCCGCGCGTCGCAGGTGAAAACGCTCGTCGTCATCGAGACGAACGCCGCGTACACCGCGCCCGCGTCGCTCGACTTCGGCGCGCTGGTCGCCTCGGTGCCGACCTCGATCTGCCTGGGCTTTTATCCCGACGAAACCGCCAACGCGGCGACGTGGTATCTGCCGGCGAGCCACGCGCTCGAGTCGTGGGGCGACCTGACCGCTTCCGACGGCACGTATTCGATCGTTCAGCCGCTCATCGCCCCGCTCTTCGAGTCGCGCAGCGCGCTCGAGTTCGTCGCGAAGCTCGTCGGATCGGCGCAGTCCGCGCACGACCTCGTTCGCGCGACCGCGCAGACGGCCAATCCCACCGTCGATTTCGAGAAAAATTGGCGCAAGTGGCTGCACGACGGCGTCGTGAAGAAGGGCGAAAAACCCGGCACGCCGAGCTTCGACTGGTCCGGTCTCGCCGCCGCGGTCGGTTCGCTGCCCAAGGCGGATGCGGGCGGGCTCGAACTCAATCTCGTCGCGTCCCCCGCGGTGTACGACGGGCGTTACGCGAACAACGCGTGGCTGCAGGAAACGCCCGACCCGATGTCAAAGCTGACGTGGGACAACGCGCTCTACGTCTCACCGAAGACCGCCGAGGAGCTCGGTGTGAAGATGGGTCCGCTGAGCGCGCGCGGCAAGGACGCCGATCTCGTCGAGGTCGCCGTCGGCGACGCGAAGCTCGAAGTGCCCGCCTGGGTGCTTCCCGGCGTGGCGGACGGCGCGCTGGTTCTGTCGCTCGGCTACGGTCGCACATTCGAGGGCCGCGCGGCGAAGGACGTCGGTTTCAACGCCTACCGCCTGCTGCGAGCCGAAAACGCTTGGATCGCGGACGGCGCGAATGTTCGTCCCATCGGCAAGACCTACCGCATGGCGACGACGCAGGAACACGGCGACATGGAGAATCGCCCGATCGTTCGCGAGGCGACGCTCGAGGAGTTCCGCAAGGAACCGAACTTCGCGAAGGAGATGGTCGAGCATCCTCCGCTCAAGTCACTTTGGAAGGAACCGAATGCAACGGAAGGCATGCAGTGGGGCATGGCGGTCGATCTGACCTCTTGCAATGGTTGCAACGCGTGCATGGTGGCGTGCGTCTCCGAGAACAACGTCCCCGTCGTCGGCAAGGAGCGCGTAGCCTGGGGCCGCGAGTTACACTGGCTGCGTCTCGACCGCTATTTCATCGGCGACGAAAGCAATCCGCAGGCGGTGATGCAGCCGATGATGTGCTCGCACTGCGAACTCGCGCCGTGCGAAGGCGTCTGCCCGGTTTCGGCCACCGTTCACAGCCCCGAAGGCCTGAACGACATGGCCTACAACCGCTGCATCGGCACGCGCTACTGCTCGAACAACTGTCCCTTCAAGGTCCGCCGCTTCAATTGGTTCGCGTTCCAGAAGGAACCGATGAACAAGGACCCCGAACTTCCCGACCTGACGAAAATGCAGAAGAATCCGGACGTCACGGTTCGATTCCGAGGCGTCATGGAGAAGTGTACGTATTGCGTGCAGCGGATCAGCGAGGCGCGGGCCGAGGCCAAGCGGCACGGCAAGGTCGAGATCACAGACGGCGCGATGCACACGGCCTGCGAGCAGGCGTGCCCGGCGCAGGCAATCGTCTTCGGCAACATCAGCGATCCGGCCAGTCGCGTCTCGAAGCTCAAAGCCCAGAACCGCGACTACGCGCTGCTTTCCGAGCTGAACATCAAGCCGCGCACTTCGTACCTGGCCAAGATCCGTAACCCGAATCCGGACCTGGTGTGA
- a CDS encoding aminodeoxychorismate/anthranilate synthase component II, whose translation MNVLVIDNFDSFTFNLVQALGALGADLTVVRSDVALDSPTVSDTYDRLLISPGPGGPDEAGISIGMVSRAILRRIPTLGVCLGHQCVAAALGGRIVHAKRPVHGKTSLVQNDGLGVFHRLPKTITVARYHSLVVDPATLPAPFVISARTAEGEIMGIRHTSAPIEGVQFHPESFMTPHGVALLRNFLEGRVGDAV comes from the coding sequence ATGAACGTTCTCGTGATCGACAATTTCGACTCGTTCACCTTCAATTTGGTGCAGGCGCTGGGTGCGCTGGGCGCGGATTTGACCGTGGTTCGCAGCGACGTCGCCCTCGACTCGCCCACTGTGTCCGATACTTACGACCGCCTCCTGATCTCCCCCGGCCCCGGCGGTCCGGACGAAGCGGGGATCTCGATCGGGATGGTGAGCCGGGCCATCCTGCGGCGAATCCCCACGCTCGGCGTTTGCCTCGGCCATCAGTGCGTCGCGGCGGCGCTCGGCGGTCGAATCGTGCACGCGAAACGCCCCGTTCACGGCAAGACCTCGCTCGTGCAAAACGACGGCCTCGGCGTGTTCCACCGATTGCCGAAGACCATCACCGTCGCGCGTTACCACTCCCTCGTCGTCGATCCCGCAACGCTGCCGGCCCCGTTCGTGATCTCGGCACGCACCGCCGAAGGCGAAATCATGGGCATCCGCCATACATCCGCGCCGATCGAGGGCGTTCAGTTTCATCCCGAGTCGTTCATGACGCCGCACGGCGTCGCGCTCCTGCGAAACTTTCTCGAAGGCCGGGTGGGGGACGCGGTATGA
- a CDS encoding aminotransferase class IV, whose protein sequence is MSGMVYLNGQFMPSQVATVPIDDRGLLYGDGLFETMRADGGHVAWLDRHLRRLYNAAERMRIAIPETPALMAAAVSELVRQNGAGDLAVRLTVTRGPHAGRTPFRDAPGPATRIITARPLPAFGAELFERGIRAITVDCPSRDAAPSRGLKTLAYLDFLFYRDWADQNDAFEAILIDTAGRVVEGASSNVFVVKDGMIATPDVRVGLLPGVVRDVVLEAIREMGAPVEERTVFGGELTEADEIFVTNSLVELVSVTTLLTGGREIALERAVAEHVGTWLAKKKCG, encoded by the coding sequence GTGAGCGGCATGGTCTACCTCAACGGGCAATTCATGCCGTCCCAGGTCGCAACGGTCCCCATCGACGACCGCGGTCTGCTCTACGGCGACGGCCTCTTCGAGACGATGCGCGCCGACGGCGGCCACGTCGCCTGGCTCGATCGCCACCTGCGCCGCCTCTACAACGCGGCGGAGCGGATGCGTATCGCGATTCCCGAGACGCCCGCCCTCATGGCCGCGGCCGTGAGCGAACTCGTTCGTCAGAACGGCGCGGGCGACTTGGCCGTGCGCCTCACCGTCACGCGCGGGCCGCACGCGGGACGCACCCCGTTTCGCGACGCGCCGGGCCCGGCCACGCGCATCATCACGGCGCGGCCGCTCCCCGCGTTCGGAGCGGAATTATTCGAGCGCGGCATCCGCGCGATCACGGTGGACTGCCCGTCGCGCGACGCCGCTCCCAGCCGTGGACTCAAAACCCTCGCGTATCTCGACTTCCTCTTCTATCGCGACTGGGCCGATCAAAACGACGCATTTGAGGCGATTCTCATCGATACCGCGGGGCGCGTCGTCGAGGGTGCGTCGTCCAACGTCTTCGTCGTCAAAGACGGAATGATCGCGACGCCCGACGTGCGCGTGGGTTTGCTGCCCGGCGTGGTGCGCGACGTCGTTCTCGAAGCGATTCGCGAGATGGGCGCGCCGGTCGAGGAACGCACCGTTTTCGGCGGCGAACTGACCGAGGCAGACGAGATCTTCGTGACGAACAGCCTCGTGGAACTCGTCTCCGTCACGACGCTTTTGACGGGCGGCCGCGAGATCGCTCTCGAACGCGCCGTCGCCGAGCACGTGGGGACGTGGCTCGCGAAGAAGAAGTGCGGGTAG
- a CDS encoding aldehyde dehydrogenase family protein yields the protein MRTHYPLILGARFHDTPARLEVRDKFTGEVAATTALADEALLDEAVAKACAAADSMRDLPAYRRREILDHCVRRFEERAEELAMALCVEAGKPIRDARGEATRLVDTFRAASHETSRSAGEVMTMDITPRAQGYRGWWKRVPIGPCAFITPFNFPLNLVAHKVAPAIAAGCPFVLKPASATPIGALIVGETLIEAGMPDGSFSVVPCPGAVGERLVTDERIKLVSFTGSASVGWALKVKCGKKKIALELGGNAACVVDRDADIEDAAARIVVGAFYQSGQSCISVQRIFVHADVHESFREILVGKMRALVMGDPKDEATFIGPMISEAEAHRVDHWVQTAVGRGARLLCGGGRDGAMMSATLLENVPDDEPLFADEAFGPVAILEPFTDFDAALRRVNASRFGLQAGVFTRDIDRAMRAWDRLEVGGVVIGDVPSWRVDHMPYGGVKDSGLGREGIRFAIEEMTEVRLMALRGRRET from the coding sequence ATGCGGACGCATTACCCCCTGATTCTCGGTGCGCGATTTCACGACACACCCGCGCGGCTCGAGGTGCGCGACAAGTTCACCGGCGAGGTGGCGGCGACGACCGCTCTCGCGGATGAGGCACTTCTCGACGAGGCCGTCGCGAAGGCATGCGCGGCAGCCGATTCCATGCGCGATTTGCCCGCATACCGACGCCGCGAGATCCTGGACCACTGCGTGCGTCGATTCGAGGAACGCGCCGAGGAACTGGCGATGGCGCTGTGCGTCGAAGCGGGAAAGCCGATTCGCGACGCACGCGGCGAGGCAACGCGCCTCGTCGACACCTTCCGCGCCGCGAGCCACGAGACGTCGCGATCCGCCGGCGAGGTCATGACGATGGACATCACGCCGCGCGCGCAGGGCTATCGCGGCTGGTGGAAGCGTGTGCCGATCGGCCCGTGCGCGTTCATCACCCCGTTCAACTTTCCGCTCAACCTCGTCGCGCACAAGGTGGCGCCCGCCATCGCCGCCGGGTGTCCCTTCGTGCTCAAGCCCGCGAGCGCCACGCCGATCGGCGCGCTGATCGTGGGCGAAACGCTCATCGAGGCGGGCATGCCGGACGGCTCGTTTTCCGTCGTCCCCTGCCCCGGCGCCGTCGGCGAACGGCTGGTCACCGACGAGCGGATCAAACTCGTCAGTTTCACCGGTTCGGCGAGCGTGGGTTGGGCGCTGAAAGTGAAGTGCGGCAAGAAGAAGATCGCGCTGGAACTCGGCGGCAACGCGGCGTGCGTGGTCGATCGCGACGCGGACATCGAGGACGCGGCGGCGCGCATCGTCGTCGGCGCGTTCTATCAGTCGGGCCAGAGTTGCATCAGCGTCCAGCGAATTTTCGTCCACGCGGATGTTCACGAATCTTTCCGAGAGATTCTCGTTGGCAAAATGCGCGCGCTGGTCATGGGCGACCCCAAGGATGAAGCGACGTTCATCGGGCCGATGATTTCCGAGGCCGAGGCGCATCGCGTGGACCATTGGGTGCAGACGGCGGTGGGACGCGGGGCGCGGCTGCTGTGCGGCGGCGGGCGCGACGGCGCGATGATGAGCGCGACGTTGCTGGAAAACGTCCCCGACGACGAACCGCTCTTCGCCGACGAGGCGTTCGGCCCGGTCGCAATTCTGGAGCCGTTCACCGATTTCGACGCCGCGCTGCGCCGCGTGAACGCGAGCCGGTTCGGGTTGCAGGCGGGGGTGTTCACGCGCGACATCGACCGCGCCATGCGCGCGTGGGATCGGCTTGAGGTCGGCGGCGTGGTGATCGGCGATGTGCCGTCCTGGCGCGTCGATCACATGCCATACGGCGGCGTGAAAGACAGCGGCCTCGGCCGCGAGGGCATCCGGTTCGCGATCGAGGAGATGACGGAGGTCCGACTGATGGCGCTGCGCGGGAGGCGGGAGACGTAG
- a CDS encoding beta-ketoacyl-[acyl-carrier-protein] synthase family protein, which yields MKPDSQRIAVTGMGLISPLGLCVEDAVTAAHAGVSGIRRCDERFAGEYGARIPCRVGGTVFGFDPTKYVDEKFAARYDDFENFAIAAADEAVADAGLRESGIDGDRVGVVIGTAVTGAQTWQKALYQAFAERDAEHIPGHMGIAVSGNMPTGLVALRFGYRGPSIGVVNACASGGTAISLAADAIRLGRADAMIAGGSEAAIGVFMYATFINAKAINPTDDPVRACKPFSLDRAGLIKGEGCGLVVLERLDAARARGARVYAILEGEAHTNDAHHVITPKADGEHWARAIRLALADAQVAPEEVDYISAHAASTKYGDLAESNAIKSVFGARAYEISVSSTKSMHGHSFGATGAIEAILAIAAMNRRAVLPTTNLTIPDPECDLDYVSEPLRRRETRVLLKNSFGFGGTNTCLVFSVPD from the coding sequence ATGAAGCCGGACTCGCAACGGATCGCCGTGACCGGAATGGGCCTGATCTCGCCCTTGGGGCTGTGCGTGGAGGATGCCGTCACGGCGGCGCACGCGGGTGTGAGCGGCATCCGCCGGTGCGACGAGCGCTTCGCCGGGGAATACGGCGCGCGGATTCCCTGCCGGGTCGGCGGCACCGTGTTCGGCTTCGATCCCACGAAATACGTCGACGAAAAATTCGCAGCGCGCTACGACGACTTCGAGAACTTCGCCATCGCCGCCGCGGACGAGGCCGTCGCCGACGCGGGATTGCGCGAGAGCGGCATCGACGGCGACCGCGTGGGCGTCGTCATCGGCACCGCGGTTACCGGCGCGCAGACGTGGCAGAAGGCGCTCTATCAGGCCTTCGCCGAGCGCGACGCCGAGCACATCCCCGGCCACATGGGCATCGCGGTCTCGGGCAACATGCCCACAGGACTCGTGGCGCTGCGTTTCGGGTATCGCGGTCCCTCGATCGGCGTGGTCAACGCGTGCGCGTCGGGCGGGACGGCGATTTCGCTGGCGGCTGACGCGATTCGTCTCGGCCGCGCCGACGCGATGATCGCGGGCGGAAGCGAAGCGGCCATCGGCGTCTTCATGTACGCCACATTTATCAACGCCAAGGCGATCAATCCCACGGACGACCCCGTTCGCGCGTGCAAGCCGTTTTCGCTGGACCGCGCTGGGCTCATCAAGGGCGAGGGGTGCGGCCTGGTGGTGCTGGAGCGGCTCGACGCAGCCCGGGCCCGGGGCGCGCGGGTGTACGCGATTCTCGAAGGCGAGGCGCACACCAACGACGCGCACCACGTCATCACGCCGAAGGCCGACGGCGAGCACTGGGCGCGGGCGATTCGTCTCGCGCTCGCCGATGCGCAGGTTGCGCCCGAGGAAGTTGATTACATTTCGGCGCACGCTGCCTCGACGAAGTACGGGGATCTGGCGGAGTCGAACGCCATCAAGAGCGTTTTCGGCGCGCGGGCGTACGAGATTTCCGTGTCGTCGACCAAGTCGATGCACGGCCATTCGTTCGGGGCGACGGGCGCCATCGAGGCGATTCTCGCCATCGCGGCGATGAACCGCCGGGCGGTGCTGCCGACGACCAACTTGACGATACCCGACCCGGAATGCGATTTGGATTACGTTTCCGAGCCGCTGCGTCGCCGCGAGACGCGCGTA
- a CDS encoding DUF1566 domain-containing protein — protein sequence MRTKFGIRGIATILLLAALFACSRSNDDDDDDGGANEQWTDPASGLTWQFESSQQGASWEDATSFCEGATLAGYDDWRLPTISELRTLIRGCDATETGGSCGVTDTCLTACSDGKSWSVNSTQDPCEDTCSDASCFSCDSGAGPNNGCYGPPELAGNCGSFWSSSAIEDAQSAAWFIDFSQGGVRDCRTVNYCVGDYEVRCVR from the coding sequence ATGCGAACGAAATTTGGAATTCGTGGAATTGCGACGATATTGCTGCTCGCCGCCCTTTTCGCGTGTTCGCGGAGCAACGACGACGATGATGATGACGGCGGGGCGAACGAACAGTGGACCGACCCGGCGTCCGGGTTGACTTGGCAGTTCGAGTCGTCACAACAGGGCGCCAGTTGGGAAGACGCGACTTCATTTTGTGAGGGAGCAACTCTCGCCGGTTATGACGACTGGCGCCTGCCGACGATTTCTGAACTGCGAACGCTCATCCGCGGCTGTGACGCGACCGAGACCGGCGGATCTTGCGGTGTCACGGATACTTGTTTGACGGCTTGTTCTGACGGAAAGTCCTGGAGCGTGAATTCTACGCAAGACCCCTGCGAAGATACGTGTTCGGACGCATCCTGCTTTTCATGCGATTCCGGTGCCGGTCCGAACAACGGCTGCTACGGTCCACCGGAATTGGCGGGTAATTGCGGATCGTTTTGGTCATCCTCGGCCATCGAGGACGCGCAATCCGCGGCTTGGTTCATCGACTTCAGCCAAGGCGGCGTTCGTGATTGCCGGACCGTCAATTACTGCGTTGGCGATTATGAAGTGCGCTGTGTCCGTTAA
- a CDS encoding cytochrome c3 family protein: protein MAVIFPRWTNRVPLLSALAVALGSVFAIGAMWYWFSPKYTDVGYQPAQPVEFSHKLHAGDLGMDCRYCHNTVERGRFAAVPPTQTCMNCHKIVRADSPKLAAVRESAATGKPIEWTRVHMLPDYAYFDHSSHLAAGVGCQSCHGRIDQMNVVKQEQPLSMSWCLDCHRNPTPALRPFDQVTAMGYDPVASGYQPDADPARGHKVMPPVNSCSGCHR, encoded by the coding sequence GTGGCGGTCATTTTTCCCCGTTGGACCAACCGGGTCCCGCTTCTGAGCGCGTTGGCCGTGGCGCTGGGTAGCGTCTTCGCCATTGGCGCAATGTGGTACTGGTTTTCGCCCAAATACACGGACGTCGGCTACCAGCCGGCGCAGCCGGTCGAGTTCAGCCACAAGCTGCACGCGGGCGATTTGGGCATGGATTGCCGGTACTGCCACAACACGGTCGAGCGCGGCCGCTTCGCCGCCGTCCCGCCGACGCAGACCTGCATGAACTGCCACAAGATCGTCCGCGCCGACAGTCCGAAGCTGGCCGCCGTGCGCGAATCCGCCGCCACGGGCAAGCCGATCGAATGGACGCGCGTGCACATGCTGCCCGATTACGCATACTTCGATCACAGCTCTCACCTTGCGGCCGGAGTCGGCTGCCAGTCGTGCCATGGCCGGATCGATCAAATGAACGTGGTGAAGCAGGAACAGCCGCTCTCCATGAGCTGGTGTCTCGATTGCCACCGCAACCCGACCCCCGCGCTGCGTCCCTTCGATCAGGTGACCGCGATGGGCTACGATCCGGTCGCCTCGGGCTATCAGCCCGATGCCGATCCCGCGCGCGGGCACAAGGTCATGCCTCCCGTCAACTCCTGCTCGGGGTGCCACCGATGA